One window of Lawsonibacter asaccharolyticus genomic DNA carries:
- a CDS encoding ABC-type transport system involved in Fe-S, which translates to MLELQNISYGVEQDGDSKNILRDISLTIDERFVAITGPNGGGKSTLAKVIAGILTPTQGRILLDGEDITGLDITQRAQKGISFAFQQPVRFKGLTVKDLITLASGKQIGVPEACGYLSEVGLCAKDYIDREVDASLSGGELKRIEIAMIMARGTKLSVFDEPEAGIDLWSFSNLIQVFEHLHEKINGSIIIISHQERILDIADRIIVLADGRIQTQGTRDEVLPQLLGEVPGVCSALSEKVR; encoded by the coding sequence ATGTTAGAGTTACAAAACATCAGCTATGGCGTGGAGCAGGACGGCGACAGCAAGAACATCCTGCGGGACATCAGCCTGACCATCGACGAGCGGTTCGTGGCTATCACAGGGCCCAACGGCGGAGGAAAGTCCACTCTGGCCAAGGTCATTGCGGGCATCCTGACCCCCACTCAGGGGCGCATCCTGCTGGACGGGGAGGATATCACCGGGCTGGACATCACCCAGCGGGCCCAGAAGGGGATCAGCTTTGCCTTCCAGCAGCCTGTCCGCTTCAAGGGCCTGACGGTGAAGGACCTGATCACCCTGGCCTCGGGCAAGCAGATCGGGGTGCCGGAGGCGTGCGGCTATCTGTCCGAGGTGGGGCTGTGTGCCAAGGACTACATCGACCGGGAGGTGGACGCATCTCTGTCCGGCGGAGAGCTCAAGCGTATCGAGATCGCCATGATCATGGCCCGGGGCACCAAGCTGTCTGTCTTTGACGAGCCGGAGGCGGGCATCGACCTGTGGAGCTTCAGCAATCTGATCCAGGTGTTTGAACATCTGCACGAGAAGATCAACGGCTCTATTATCATCATATCTCACCAGGAGCGTATCCTGGACATTGCGGACCGGATCATCGTGCTGGCCGACGGGCGCATCCAGACCCAGGGGACCCGGGATGAGGTGCTGCCCCAGCTGCTGGGAGAGGTCCCGGGCGTGTGCAGCGCCCTGTCGGAAAAAGTGCGGTAA
- a CDS encoding alanine racemase — MTETAQMRTWAEISLDRLAHNYQTLRAMLAPDCRFLGLCKANAYGHGALQVGRKLEALGADMLAVACVDEAAELRRGGVTIPILCLGQTPPQLAELLLEHDVTQTVSDLETGRALARAAQAAGRTLKIHVKVDTGMTRLGFLWREGGERETAAAIAALCALPGLEAEGLFTHFADADGNEEYTMGQFTRFLDARQALEALGVRFKICHCAASAAVLNYPCTHMDMVRPGIALYGYYPAPGLEGLDSSGLLPVMALKTRVAAVRAVPAGTCVSYGCTARLERDSRLAVLPVGYGDGYPRLLSNRMEVLLRGRRCPVVGRICMDMCMVDVTDVPDAVPGDVAELYGREGLLEQAAALAGTIPYELLCNVNPRVPRIYTGRGE, encoded by the coding sequence ATGACAGAGACCGCGCAAATGAGGACCTGGGCGGAGATATCCCTGGACCGTCTGGCCCATAACTACCAGACTCTGCGGGCCATGCTGGCTCCGGACTGCCGCTTTTTGGGGCTGTGCAAGGCTAACGCCTACGGCCACGGGGCCCTCCAGGTGGGGCGGAAGCTGGAGGCGCTGGGGGCCGATATGCTGGCGGTGGCCTGTGTGGATGAGGCGGCGGAGCTGCGCCGCGGCGGCGTGACCATCCCCATCCTGTGCCTGGGGCAGACGCCGCCCCAGCTGGCCGAGCTGCTGCTGGAGCATGATGTGACCCAGACTGTCTCCGACCTGGAGACCGGCCGGGCCCTGGCCCGCGCGGCACAGGCTGCGGGACGGACGCTGAAGATCCACGTGAAGGTGGACACCGGCATGACCCGGCTGGGCTTTCTCTGGCGGGAGGGGGGTGAGCGGGAGACCGCCGCCGCCATTGCGGCGCTGTGCGCCCTGCCCGGCCTGGAGGCGGAGGGGCTGTTTACCCATTTTGCGGACGCCGACGGGAACGAGGAGTATACCATGGGGCAGTTCACCCGTTTCCTGGATGCCAGGCAGGCTCTGGAAGCGCTGGGGGTCCGGTTCAAAATTTGCCATTGTGCTGCCAGCGCGGCCGTGTTAAACTATCCTTGTACTCATATGGATATGGTCCGTCCCGGCATCGCCCTGTACGGCTATTATCCCGCGCCGGGACTGGAGGGACTGGACAGCTCCGGCCTGCTGCCGGTGATGGCGCTGAAGACTCGGGTGGCCGCCGTGCGGGCCGTTCCTGCGGGCACCTGTGTCAGCTACGGCTGCACTGCCCGGCTGGAGCGGGACAGCCGCCTGGCCGTGCTGCCGGTGGGCTATGGGGACGGATATCCCCGCCTGCTCTCCAACCGGATGGAGGTGCTGCTGCGGGGCCGGCGCTGCCCCGTGGTGGGCCGTATCTGCATGGACATGTGCATGGTGGACGTGACAGATGTCCCGGACGCGGTCCCCGGGGACGTGGCGGAGCTCTATGGCCGGGAGGGTCTGCTGGAGCAGGCCGCCGCGCTGGCGGGCACCATCCCCTATGAGCTGCTGTGCAACGTGAACCCCAGGGTCCCCCGGATCTATACGGGCCGGGGGGAGTGA
- a CDS encoding endoribonuclease: MDNSVVKRGDIFYADLSPVVGSEQGGVRPVLIVQNDTGNRHSPTVIAAAITSQTGKARLPTHISLAAMSCGLPKDSVVLLEQIRTLDKRRLREHMGRVDETMMKQVDTAIAVSFGLHPDTMV, encoded by the coding sequence GTGGACAACAGTGTAGTCAAACGAGGCGATATTTTCTATGCCGACCTGAGCCCGGTGGTGGGCAGCGAACAGGGGGGCGTGCGCCCGGTGCTGATCGTGCAGAACGACACCGGAAACCGGCACAGCCCTACTGTCATTGCCGCCGCCATCACCTCCCAGACCGGCAAGGCGCGCCTGCCCACCCACATCTCCCTGGCCGCCATGAGCTGCGGCCTGCCCAAGGACTCGGTGGTCCTGCTGGAGCAGATCCGCACCCTGGATAAGCGCCGCCTGCGGGAGCACATGGGCCGGGTGGACGAAACGATGATGAAGCAGGTAGACACGGCCATCGCGGTGAGCTTTGGCCTTCATCCAGACACGATGGTATAA
- a CDS encoding DNA polymerase IV has protein sequence MDRVIFHCDLNSFYASVELLDHPELRHLPVAVCGDPASRHGIILAKNEPAKAFGIKTAETIWQARKKCPRLVLLPAHHDKYREFSRQVNQLYQEYTDLVEPFGIDESWLDVTGSLHLFGGDPLALAHQLRRRVRGELGLTISVGVSFNKVFAKLGSDYKKPDAVTLISPDNFRALVWPLPVTDLLYVGRAAADTLKRFGVRTIGDLARFDREALFSLLGRHGRQLHAYANGLDRSPVSSACQENAPKSIGNGLTFPRSLSGREEICSGIAMLSDRVAVRLRRAGMKAAGVSLAIRDPDFRDISRQRRLEPPTCLARELSQAAVSLAEGCWNMDSPVRALTVTALYLISEDQAGVQLDLLGQADAPRRDRLERLDRTLDQIRAKYGRNAISPASSAGVCQGGVQEEDEEGATS, from the coding sequence GTGGACCGTGTCATCTTTCACTGTGATCTGAACAGCTTTTACGCCTCGGTGGAGCTGTTGGACCACCCGGAACTGCGCCACCTCCCAGTGGCGGTGTGCGGCGACCCGGCCAGCCGCCACGGCATCATCCTTGCAAAAAACGAGCCTGCCAAGGCCTTCGGTATCAAGACCGCGGAGACCATCTGGCAGGCCCGGAAAAAGTGTCCCAGGCTGGTTCTCCTTCCCGCCCACCACGACAAGTACCGGGAGTTCTCCCGCCAGGTAAACCAGCTCTATCAGGAGTACACCGATCTGGTGGAACCCTTCGGCATCGACGAGAGCTGGCTGGACGTCACTGGCTCTCTCCACCTCTTCGGCGGGGACCCCCTGGCCCTGGCCCACCAGCTCCGCCGTCGGGTGCGGGGGGAGCTGGGCCTGACCATCTCGGTGGGAGTCTCCTTCAACAAGGTGTTTGCCAAGCTGGGCAGCGACTACAAAAAACCGGACGCCGTCACCCTGATCTCGCCGGATAACTTTCGTGCCCTGGTCTGGCCTCTGCCGGTGACCGACCTGCTCTATGTGGGCCGGGCTGCGGCAGACACCCTGAAGCGGTTCGGGGTGCGGACCATCGGCGATCTGGCCCGGTTTGACCGGGAAGCCCTGTTCTCCCTGCTGGGGCGCCACGGCAGGCAGCTCCATGCCTACGCCAACGGGCTGGACCGCAGTCCCGTCTCTTCCGCCTGTCAGGAGAACGCACCCAAGTCCATTGGCAACGGCCTTACCTTCCCCCGCAGCTTGTCCGGCCGGGAGGAGATCTGCTCCGGCATCGCCATGCTGTCCGACCGGGTGGCCGTCCGCCTGCGCCGGGCAGGGATGAAGGCTGCCGGCGTCTCTCTGGCCATCCGGGACCCGGATTTCCGGGATATCAGCCGCCAGCGCCGGCTGGAGCCCCCCACCTGCCTGGCCCGGGAGCTGTCCCAGGCCGCCGTCTCCCTGGCGGAGGGCTGCTGGAACATGGACAGTCCCGTCCGTGCCCTGACGGTGACCGCCCTCTATCTGATCTCCGAGGACCAGGCTGGCGTCCAGTTGGACCTGCTGGGCCAGGCAGACGCCCCCAGGCGGGACCGCCTGGAACGCCTGGACCGGACGCTGGACCAGATTCGGGCCAAGTACGGCCGGAACGCCATCTCCCCAGCCTCCTCCGCCGGCGTGTGCCAGGGCGGTGTGCAGGAGGAAGACGAGGAAGGCGCAACCTCCTGA
- a CDS encoding glyoxalase family protein: MKYTAVVLSVADVKAARGFYEDLFGLEVCQDYGINVSFTCGLSLQQEFDWLVGLQKERIGKKSNNMELCFETEDLDHFLEQLRRYPGAERLGDVVEHGWGQRVVRFYDLDGHLVEVGEDMGMVVRRFLRSGMTMEEVSNRMDVSMGDLKKLLERDTGGHS, from the coding sequence ATGAAATATACGGCAGTGGTGCTTTCTGTGGCGGATGTCAAGGCCGCCAGAGGATTTTATGAGGATCTGTTCGGATTGGAGGTCTGCCAGGACTATGGGATCAACGTATCCTTTACCTGCGGGCTCTCCCTCCAGCAGGAGTTTGACTGGCTGGTGGGGCTGCAGAAGGAGCGGATCGGGAAAAAGAGCAACAACATGGAGCTTTGCTTTGAGACGGAGGACCTGGACCATTTTCTGGAGCAGCTGAGACGATACCCCGGGGCAGAGCGCCTGGGGGACGTGGTGGAGCACGGCTGGGGACAGCGGGTGGTCCGCTTTTATGATTTGGACGGGCACCTGGTGGAGGTGGGGGAGGACATGGGCATGGTGGTCCGTCGTTTCCTCCGCAGCGGGATGACCATGGAAGAAGTGTCCAACAGGATGGATGTCTCCATGGGGGACCTGAAGAAGCTGCTGGAGAGAGACACCGGCGGCCACTCCTGA
- a CDS encoding sodium/glutamate symporter codes for MTIELNVLQTTGLAMLLFVLGRFIVNHVGFLRRCCIPAPVVGGLIFAIFHLVVHQTGLLTLTFDETLKNVFMIWFFTSVGYGASFKVLRRGAGPVLVFLLLATVMITMQNFVGVGFAQLFGLDDPRLGLCMGSIPLVGGHGTSGSFGPQFEAAGVAGAEVVAIACATYGLVSGSLMGGPIARAKIKKYGLHSSVKAEAVETVETVQEPSPAKDQGADSILKAFILLIIAAGIGTYINAYFDGKITLPTYMGAMIVALIIRNVSDWRKIELPMHAIDISGNVCLNIFLAIALMTLKLWELAALAVPMIVTLLVQTLIMFLFASFIVFRVMGRDYEAACMTTAFCGFGMGATPNAMANMLSVTGQYGPAPKAFFVVPIVGGMFVDFTNTAVLSMFLNFLPK; via the coding sequence ATGACCATTGAACTGAATGTCCTCCAGACGACAGGGCTGGCCATGCTGCTGTTCGTGCTGGGCCGCTTTATCGTGAACCACGTGGGATTCCTGCGGCGCTGCTGCATCCCGGCCCCCGTGGTGGGAGGGCTGATCTTCGCCATTTTCCACCTGGTGGTCCATCAGACGGGACTGCTCACCCTGACCTTTGACGAGACGCTGAAAAATGTGTTCATGATCTGGTTCTTCACCAGTGTAGGGTACGGGGCCAGCTTCAAGGTGCTGCGCAGGGGCGCGGGACCGGTGCTGGTGTTCCTGCTGCTGGCCACCGTCATGATCACGATGCAGAACTTTGTGGGCGTAGGCTTCGCCCAGCTGTTCGGCTTGGATGACCCCCGGCTGGGCCTGTGCATGGGCTCCATTCCCCTGGTGGGCGGCCACGGCACTTCCGGCTCCTTCGGGCCCCAGTTCGAGGCGGCCGGTGTGGCGGGAGCCGAGGTGGTGGCCATCGCCTGCGCTACCTACGGCCTGGTGTCCGGTAGCCTGATGGGCGGCCCCATCGCCCGGGCGAAGATCAAAAAGTATGGTCTGCACTCCTCCGTGAAGGCGGAGGCCGTGGAGACCGTGGAGACGGTGCAGGAGCCCAGCCCGGCCAAGGACCAGGGTGCGGACAGCATCCTGAAGGCATTCATCCTGCTGATCATTGCCGCCGGCATCGGCACCTATATCAATGCCTACTTTGACGGCAAGATCACCCTGCCCACCTATATGGGCGCCATGATCGTGGCGTTGATCATTCGCAATGTCAGCGACTGGCGGAAGATCGAGCTGCCCATGCACGCCATCGACATCAGCGGAAATGTCTGCCTGAATATCTTCCTGGCCATCGCCCTGATGACCCTGAAGCTGTGGGAGCTGGCGGCCTTGGCGGTGCCCATGATCGTCACCCTGCTGGTGCAGACCCTCATCATGTTCCTGTTCGCCTCCTTCATAGTATTCCGGGTCATGGGACGGGACTATGAGGCGGCCTGCATGACCACCGCTTTCTGCGGCTTCGGCATGGGCGCGACCCCCAACGCCATGGCCAACATGCTCAGCGTTACCGGCCAGTATGGCCCCGCGCCCAAGGCGTTCTTCGTGGTGCCCATTGTGGGAGGCATGTTTGTGGACTTCACCAATACCGCCGTCCTCTCCATGTTCCTGAATTTCCTGCCCAAATGA
- a CDS encoding dipicolinic acid synthetase B subunit: protein MEHKTVGFAVCGSFCTHHRAMEALEAVKARYDHVIPIVSEVVADTDTRFGTAHDLMREMERICDHRVIATQKEAEPIGPKGLLDLLIIAPCTGSTLGKLACGIADTTVTLAAKAHLRNCRPILLAPSTNDGLAASARNLGQLMSRKYIYLVPFRQDDPEEKPASLVADFSLVADAAQAALEGRQLQPVLLGPAAP, encoded by the coding sequence ATGGAACATAAAACTGTGGGATTCGCGGTGTGCGGCTCCTTCTGCACCCACCACAGGGCCATGGAGGCCCTGGAGGCGGTGAAGGCCCGGTATGACCATGTCATCCCCATCGTCTCTGAGGTGGTGGCAGACACCGACACCCGGTTTGGCACCGCCCACGACCTGATGCGGGAGATGGAGCGCATCTGCGACCACCGGGTGATCGCCACCCAGAAGGAGGCGGAGCCCATCGGCCCCAAGGGCCTGCTGGACCTGCTGATCATCGCCCCCTGCACCGGCAGCACCCTGGGCAAGCTGGCCTGCGGCATCGCCGACACCACCGTCACCCTGGCCGCCAAGGCCCACCTGCGCAACTGCCGCCCCATCCTGCTGGCTCCCTCTACCAACGACGGGCTGGCCGCCTCGGCCCGGAACCTGGGGCAGCTGATGTCCCGGAAGTACATCTATCTGGTCCCCTTCCGGCAGGACGACCCGGAGGAGAAGCCCGCCTCCCTGGTGGCCGACTTCTCCCTGGTGGCTGATGCCGCCCAGGCCGCCCTGGAGGGCCGCCAGCTCCAGCCGGTGCTGCTGGGCCCCGCTGCCCCCTGA
- a CDS encoding dipicolinic acid synthetase A subunit encodes MKRELNFWVLGGDLRQACLARLLAEDGHRVHTYALSGSVVTPTENLTLADSLDGIGRADCVVLPLPVAGAEGMVNTPLTRSALPLASLLDALSPPQILCGGRVDPVSAAMADARGLILRDYFAREELAVANAVPTAEGAVQLAMEQMPVTIHGARVLITGFGRVGQAAARRFAALGARVSVAARRYEQLALAESEGYGAEQIGGLDGWLCGYDLVVNTVPAPVLGETELKDLRPDCLIIDLASKPGGVDRKAADRLGRQVIWALSLPGKVAPVTAGGAIRSTIYNMLHELDV; translated from the coding sequence ATGAAACGTGAACTGAATTTCTGGGTGCTGGGCGGGGACCTGCGCCAAGCCTGTCTGGCCCGCCTGCTGGCGGAGGACGGCCACCGCGTCCATACTTACGCCCTGAGCGGCAGCGTGGTCACGCCCACGGAAAACCTGACCCTGGCCGACTCGCTGGACGGGATCGGCCGGGCAGACTGCGTGGTCCTCCCTCTCCCGGTGGCCGGGGCCGAGGGGATGGTCAACACCCCCCTTACCCGCTCTGCCCTTCCCCTGGCCTCTCTGCTGGATGCCCTCTCACCCCCCCAGATCCTGTGCGGCGGCCGGGTAGACCCGGTCTCCGCCGCTATGGCTGACGCCCGGGGGCTGATCCTTCGGGACTACTTCGCCCGGGAGGAGCTGGCGGTGGCCAACGCAGTCCCCACGGCGGAGGGGGCGGTCCAGCTGGCTATGGAGCAGATGCCTGTCACCATCCACGGGGCTCGGGTGCTCATCACCGGCTTCGGCCGGGTTGGGCAGGCCGCGGCCCGGCGCTTCGCCGCCCTGGGAGCCCGGGTCAGCGTGGCCGCCCGGCGGTATGAGCAGCTGGCTCTGGCGGAGAGCGAGGGCTACGGCGCAGAGCAGATCGGCGGTCTGGACGGCTGGCTGTGCGGCTACGATCTGGTGGTCAACACCGTCCCCGCCCCGGTACTGGGGGAGACGGAACTGAAAGATCTGCGGCCCGACTGCCTCATCATCGACCTGGCCTCCAAGCCCGGCGGGGTGGACCGCAAGGCCGCCGACCGCCTGGGACGTCAGGTGATCTGGGCCCTGTCCCTCCCCGGCAAGGTGGCCCCTGTCACCGCTGGCGGCGCCATTCGGAGCACCATCTACAACATGCTCCACGAGCTGGACGTGTGA
- a CDS encoding DNA-binding helix-turn-helix protein → MSLGDRLRQRRQEMGLTRPQLAAKICVTPSAIANYENGISTPKPDILISLINVLEVDANYIYSDYLGHSQVRNLYDQDLNAEEIDSIQKYKKLSEEGKRLVRLIINEEYARTITKSQLTLPCYLPGVRKLHTGFLMQTKLGSAHIMQKDLPDGTDFCFQIQVDQYLPVFRKFDILALQRRQARHNEMGLFCLNGIYYIRTLFQEKGECRLRSLNVIDEDILVKEADEFHCIGTVLGQVNAVLET, encoded by the coding sequence ATGAGCCTGGGAGATAGATTACGGCAGAGGAGACAGGAAATGGGCCTCACCAGGCCCCAGCTGGCGGCTAAAATATGCGTGACTCCCTCAGCGATTGCCAATTACGAAAATGGTATCAGCACCCCGAAACCTGATATCCTGATTTCCCTAATCAATGTGTTGGAGGTCGATGCCAATTATATTTACTCCGATTATCTTGGACATAGCCAAGTAAGAAATCTTTATGACCAGGACCTGAATGCGGAAGAAATTGATTCTATTCAAAAATATAAAAAGCTTTCGGAAGAGGGAAAGCGGCTCGTTCGGCTGATTATCAATGAGGAATATGCCCGAACTATTACCAAGAGTCAGCTTACCCTCCCCTGCTATCTGCCTGGTGTGCGTAAGCTCCACACCGGATTTCTCATGCAAACGAAATTGGGCAGCGCGCACATCATGCAAAAAGATCTGCCTGACGGAACCGATTTTTGCTTTCAAATTCAAGTAGATCAATATCTGCCTGTCTTTCGAAAATTTGATATTCTGGCACTCCAGAGAAGACAGGCACGGCACAATGAGATGGGGCTGTTCTGTCTCAATGGCATTTACTATATCCGTACCCTTTTCCAGGAGAAGGGAGAGTGCCGTCTTCGATCTCTAAATGTAATTGATGAGGATATTTTGGTGAAAGAAGCGGATGAATTCCACTGTATTGGTACGGTCCTTGGCCAAGTAAATGCCGTTTTGGAAACTTAA
- a CDS encoding carbamate kinase, with protein sequence MDRAELAQAMETDFRLHHRPDRVTLRLGSKTSVLPLDTLLYAKSQSHGTVAAFPNGQLRKHSSAAATAAHSRKKEAFMIVFASRRSPPILFCLV encoded by the coding sequence GTGGACCGGGCGGAGCTGGCTCAGGCCATGGAGACAGATTTCCGTCTGCACCACCGACCGGACCGGGTGACCCTGCGGCTGGGCAGCAAGACATCGGTGCTGCCGCTGGATACCCTGCTCTATGCCAAAAGCCAGAGCCACGGCACGGTGGCCGCCTTTCCCAACGGCCAGCTGCGGAAGCACAGCAGTGCCGCCGCCACTGCCGCGCACAGCAGGAAAAAAGAAGCATTCATGATCGTATTCGCTTCACGGCGCAGTCCTCCTATCCTCTTTTGTTTGGTATGA
- a CDS encoding ABC transporter periplasmic subunit — translation MKKCIALLLTGVMLLGLLSGCNTYQNDDSASSAGSTSNTADGVSADFTMAYNGVVTLNPIMSQSSNDFNLFYLTQIQLVRFYGDELQYDAAESYEVSDDYTVYTFHLRDGLKWSDGQALTAHDFEYGAYCLLNPDMGSPAAYSWFAIKNASAYNSREITDWAEVGVKALDDLTLEITLERPLNSFDRTIAVRGLYPLRQDFVEQVGSQQLGSSPETMLFSGPYIITDWVLESSMELKKNDLYWDSANSFPTQNLHFIEVEDDNTKVAMFENGEVDAIEQISSQYFGHLNEYLNSFVGGGIMFLWINQQGTSPETAALLSNQNFRQALNYGFDRSATVNAVNPGYKAYNRLVDSNFAGPDGGKFVDEYPVETVPLSGDVDKAKEYLAAAMEELGYSDVSQLPQLELITWDTSEQKLLLETIIDQWKQNLGLENIQLTQYVIGTAIGSFYDLSYDLFAITWETDVLPTDIMEAMVTGGEVNYGIWSDAQFDSLVEQAINELEPDKQAELTAQAEQIFLDNAAILPLYENGVTGAVQSYVEGFQMSATSSGYQFNHLVVHK, via the coding sequence ATGAAAAAATGCATTGCCCTGCTTCTGACCGGTGTGATGCTGCTGGGCCTCCTGTCCGGCTGCAACACCTACCAAAATGATGACAGCGCCTCCAGCGCCGGAAGCACCTCAAACACGGCAGATGGAGTCAGCGCCGACTTCACCATGGCCTACAATGGTGTGGTGACTCTGAACCCCATTATGAGCCAGAGCTCCAACGATTTTAATCTTTTCTATCTGACCCAGATCCAGTTGGTGCGTTTCTACGGCGATGAGCTGCAGTACGACGCCGCCGAGAGCTATGAGGTCAGCGACGACTATACCGTCTACACCTTCCACCTGCGGGACGGCCTGAAGTGGTCGGACGGCCAGGCGCTTACCGCCCACGATTTTGAGTACGGCGCCTACTGCCTGCTGAATCCCGACATGGGCAGCCCGGCGGCATACAGCTGGTTTGCCATCAAGAACGCCTCGGCCTATAATTCCCGCGAGATCACCGATTGGGCCGAGGTGGGCGTGAAAGCCCTGGACGACCTGACCCTGGAGATCACCCTGGAGCGGCCGCTCAACTCCTTTGACCGCACCATTGCTGTGCGCGGCCTGTACCCCCTGCGCCAGGATTTTGTGGAGCAGGTAGGCAGTCAGCAGCTGGGCTCATCGCCGGAGACCATGCTGTTCTCCGGCCCGTACATCATCACTGACTGGGTGCTGGAGAGCTCCATGGAGCTGAAAAAGAATGATCTCTACTGGGACAGTGCCAATTCCTTCCCCACCCAGAACCTGCACTTCATCGAGGTGGAGGATGACAACACCAAGGTGGCCATGTTCGAAAATGGCGAGGTGGACGCCATTGAGCAGATCTCCAGCCAGTATTTTGGACACCTGAATGAGTACCTGAACTCCTTTGTGGGCGGCGGCATTATGTTCCTGTGGATCAATCAACAGGGTACTAGTCCGGAGACCGCCGCACTGTTGAGCAATCAGAACTTTCGTCAGGCCCTGAACTATGGCTTCGACCGTTCCGCCACCGTCAATGCGGTAAACCCCGGTTACAAAGCCTATAACCGACTGGTGGACTCCAACTTTGCCGGTCCCGACGGCGGCAAGTTTGTGGATGAGTACCCGGTGGAAACGGTGCCTCTGTCCGGCGACGTGGATAAGGCCAAGGAGTATCTGGCCGCGGCCATGGAAGAGTTGGGCTACTCTGATGTCTCTCAGCTGCCCCAGCTGGAGCTGATCACCTGGGATACCTCGGAGCAGAAGCTGCTGCTGGAGACCATCATCGACCAGTGGAAGCAGAATTTGGGCCTGGAGAATATCCAGCTGACCCAGTATGTGATTGGCACTGCCATTGGCAGCTTCTACGACCTGAGTTATGATTTGTTTGCCATTACCTGGGAAACTGACGTGCTGCCCACCGACATTATGGAGGCCATGGTCACTGGCGGCGAGGTCAATTACGGCATCTGGAGCGATGCCCAGTTTGACTCCCTGGTGGAGCAGGCCATCAACGAGCTGGAGCCGGACAAGCAGGCGGAGCTCACCGCCCAGGCCGAGCAGATCTTCCTGGACAATGCGGCCATCCTGCCCCTGTATGAAAACGGCGTGACCGGCGCAGTGCAATCCTATGTGGAGGGCTTCCAGATGTCCGCCACCAGCTCCGGTTATCAGTTCAATCACCTGGTGGTACACAAGTAA
- a CDS encoding ABC transporter permease subunit encodes MKRYILKRLVISIITIWLIATCSFFLLHALPGTPFGTTQLMSQEMRDKMMAYYGLDRPPLEQYLTFLSNLIRGDFGYSLKYVGQSVNGIIAQTFPVSAQLGLQAYLLSFPIGIFFGIIAARRRGRPLDYALVGFSVLGVSVPVFILASLLQYVFATELGWFPVAQWKGFAYTILPTLTLAIGSIAGKTRNMRTLMLEVISEDYVKTAKAKGLSSARIVWSHQIRNAIIPMIPSLGMEIVTILMGSFVVEQIFAIPGIGAYFVQSIQSLDYTMTLGLTVFFGVFVVSANFVIDLIYGLVDPRIRVAK; translated from the coding sequence TTGAAACGATATATTCTAAAGCGGCTGGTGATCTCGATCATCACCATCTGGCTCATTGCCACATGCAGCTTCTTTCTGCTCCATGCCCTGCCGGGGACCCCCTTCGGCACCACGCAGCTGATGAGCCAGGAGATGCGGGACAAGATGATGGCCTACTATGGGCTGGACCGCCCGCCCCTGGAGCAGTACCTGACCTTTCTGTCCAACCTGATTCGGGGTGATTTCGGCTACTCGCTGAAATATGTAGGGCAGTCGGTCAACGGCATCATTGCCCAGACCTTCCCGGTGTCGGCGCAGCTGGGGCTGCAGGCATATCTGCTCAGCTTCCCCATCGGGATCTTTTTCGGCATTATTGCCGCCCGGCGGCGGGGCCGTCCCCTGGACTATGCTCTGGTGGGCTTCTCCGTGCTGGGCGTGTCGGTGCCGGTATTTATTCTGGCATCCCTACTGCAATATGTATTTGCCACCGAACTGGGGTGGTTCCCGGTGGCCCAGTGGAAGGGCTTTGCCTACACCATCCTGCCCACACTGACCCTGGCCATCGGCTCCATCGCCGGAAAAACCCGCAATATGCGCACGCTGATGCTGGAGGTCATTTCGGAGGACTACGTCAAGACTGCCAAGGCCAAGGGCCTCTCCTCTGCCCGGATCGTCTGGAGCCACCAGATCCGCAACGCCATCATCCCCATGATCCCCTCCCTGGGCATGGAGATCGTGACCATCCTGATGGGATCCTTTGTGGTGGAGCAGATTTTTGCCATCCCGGGTATCGGCGCGTATTTTGTCCAATCGATCCAGAGCCTGGACTACACCATGACCCTGGGCTTAACGGTATTCTTCGGTGTGTTTGTGGTCAGCGCCAACTTTGTGATCGATTTGATTTACGGCCTTGTGGACCCGCGGATCCGGGTTGCGAAATGA